The genomic region TCCAGAACCGCGGGCGGCCGGCCCGCGACCGCGGGCCGGTCCCTCGTCGACCGCCCCTAATCCTCGACCGGATCCGGCGCCGGGGCGGATGCGGGGCGCGGCGCGAAGCCGTACTCGCCGCCCGTCCGGCTGACACCGCTGGCATGGACGAGTTCGGGATAGCCGGGAATCCCGTGCTCGTGGACGTCGAGTCCCTCGATCTCCTCGTGCGCGGGGACCCGGAGGAAACCGACCGACCGCAGGAGGAGGAACAACCCGCCGACGGTCGCCCCGACCCAGGTGACCACCGCGACGACCCCGATCGCCTGTGCGGCCAACAGGCCGGCACCGCCGCCGTAGAGCAGCCCGTCCTCGACGTGCGCGAAGCCGACCCACAGCGTGCCGAGCACGCCGCACGCCCCGTGCACCGAGCTCGCGCCGACCGGGTCGTCGATCCCGCGGCCGTCGACGAAGGCCACGGCCACCGCGACGAGCACACCGGCGATCAGGCCGACCACGACCGCCATGAGGTGCGAGACGACGTCCGCGCCGGCGGTGATGCCGACGAGACCGGCGAGGATGCCGTTCGCGGTCATGGCGACGTCGAACTTGCCGCTGCGGGCGCGGGTGAACAGGGCAGCGGCGAGACCGCCTGCACAGCCCGCCATCGCGGTGGTGACGATCACGTGGCCGAGTGCGGGACCGTCCAACGCCAGCACCGAGCCGCCGTTGAAGCCGAACCAGCCGAAGAACAGCAGGAGCGTGCCCAGTGCGGCCAGCGGCATGGAGTGGCCGGGGATCGCCCGAGCCCGGCCCGTCCTCGGAGCGAACTTGCCGATCCGCGGCCCGATGACGGCCGCGGCGACCAGCGCGGCGGCTCCGCCGGTGAGGTGCACGATCGTGGAGCCCGCGAAGTCGGTGAACCCGAGCCCGGCGAGCCAGCCGCCGCCCCACGTCCAGGCACCGACCACCGGATAGATCAAACCCGTCAGAACCATGACGACCACGAGGTAGGCCCCGAACTTGATGCGCTCCGCGACGGCTCCCGAGACGATCGTGGCCGCCGTGGCCGCGAACATCGCCTGGAACGCGAAGTCGATCTCGGTGGTGATCAGTTCGCCCGCCCCGCCCGACGCGTTGGAGAGCAGGAAGCCGCTCCCGCCGATGAGCCCTCCGATGCTGTCGCCGTACATGAACGCCCAGCCGACGACGTAGTAGGTCAGGGTCCCCAGGGTGATCGTCAGCAGGTTCTTGCCGATGATGTTGGCGGCGTTCTTCTGACGCGTCATGCCGGCCTCGAGCATCGAGAAGCCGGCGTGCATCAGGAAGACCAGGCCCGTGGCGAACGTCAGGTACAGGGTCATGGCGAAGACGTTGAGCGCTTCGAGGTCGACCGCGCCCTCGATCTGCGCGAACGCCGGCATCGCCGACGTCAGCAGCAGCGTGGCCGTGACCACGCCCAACTTCAGCAGTCGTCTCACGGAATCTCTCCAGGTGGTGGTCGTCGAGCGCCCGGTGCTGGGCGGACGCCACTCTCCTCACCTGCTGTTGCCCAGGGTTGTGGGTCCTGTTTCGGGCACGTGTCGAACCGGCCCGCGGATGTGAAGAGTGGGTTTCGGGGCTCGGGAGCGACCACATTCGCTCGCCCGTGGGACCTGACCGGGACCGCGCCCGGCCCGGACTAGCGTCGCCCGGGTCCTCGCACCGACGGAGCCGTCATGACCCTGCGCATCGCCCTCGCCCAGATCCGCTCGCAGGTCGGCGACATCGACGGCAACGTCGAGCGCGTTCTCGAGGCGTGGAGCCGCGCTGCCGAAGCCGGCGCGGACCTGGTGGTCTTCACCGAGCTGACCACCACCGGCTATCCCCCCGAGGACCTGCTGCTCAAGCCCGAGTTCGTCCGCGCCAACCTCGACGCGGTCACGCACCTGGCCGAGAAGGGACCCGCGGGCACGGTGGCGGTGATCGGCTACGTCGGGACCGAGGAAGGCGACCTCGTACGCGACGACCCGGCGCAACCGCAGGGCTGGGAGGTCGCCTCGGCCGCCGGGGTAGCCCTGACCAACTCCGCCGCGGTGCTGGCCGATGGTCGCGTCGTCGCCACCTACGACAAGTTCCGTCTCCCCAACTACGGGGTGTTCGACGAGGCCCGCTACTTCACGCCGCGCGACGAACCCCTGGTGGTGCACGTCGCGGGGGTGCCGGTCGGCATCACGGTCTGCGAGGACCTGTGGGTCGAACCCGGTCCGGTCGGCCACGCCGCCGATCATGGCGCGAAGCTCGTCGTGAATCTCAACGCGTCCCCGTACCACCGGGGCAAGCGTGCCGAACGCGAGGACTGGGCCGCCCGCCACGTCGGACGTGACGGCGTGTGGCTCGCCTACGTCAACGTCGTCGGCGGCCAGGACG from Egicoccus sp. AB-alg6-2 harbors:
- a CDS encoding ammonium transporter encodes the protein MRRLLKLGVVTATLLLTSAMPAFAQIEGAVDLEALNVFAMTLYLTFATGLVFLMHAGFSMLEAGMTRQKNAANIIGKNLLTITLGTLTYYVVGWAFMYGDSIGGLIGGSGFLLSNASGGAGELITTEIDFAFQAMFAATAATIVSGAVAERIKFGAYLVVVMVLTGLIYPVVGAWTWGGGWLAGLGFTDFAGSTIVHLTGGAAALVAAAVIGPRIGKFAPRTGRARAIPGHSMPLAALGTLLLFFGWFGFNGGSVLALDGPALGHVIVTTAMAGCAGGLAAALFTRARSGKFDVAMTANGILAGLVGITAGADVVSHLMAVVVGLIAGVLVAVAVAFVDGRGIDDPVGASSVHGACGVLGTLWVGFAHVEDGLLYGGGAGLLAAQAIGVVAVVTWVGATVGGLFLLLRSVGFLRVPAHEEIEGLDVHEHGIPGYPELVHASGVSRTGGEYGFAPRPASAPAPDPVED